GAGGACATTTTTCCAACGTTCAGTTCCGGAGGCGATACTTGAATCGGCACGAATTGATGGTGCAGGAGAGTTTCGAATTTTCTTAAGGATTGTATTACCACTGGCTATCCCAGGTATTGCCACAATCGCCTTATTTAATACACTTGCCTATTGGAATGACTGGTTTAATGCATTGCTTTTCATCGATGATCCTAATCTTGTTCCACTCCAATCTCTATTAATGAGAATTGAAAATAATTTAGATTTTATTAGACAAAACGCTATGTTATCTACTCAGAATGGCAGTATATTAGGATCTATCCCGCAGGATTCAGCAAGGATGGCAATGGTTGTCATTGCAACTTTACCAATTGCGTTATCATATCCTTTCTTTCAAAAATACTTTGTAAAGGGATTGACGATCGGAAGTGTCAAGGAATAGTGACTGAATTGCTCATCAAAGGAAGGGAATATATCGTTATTTTATATCCCCACCTTTTATGATAAAAAATTAAATGGGGGAAAGAAATGAAAAAACTATGTTTACTACTAGTCATGTTAGTAGGGTCTGTCAGCTTGTTGATAGCATGTGGAGGTGAAGAAGACGTAGGAAGTCATTCTGATGCGAGTGAAAATGGAGAAGGCAATGGTGAATCAGGTAAAGGAGACGACGTGTTAGATCCTGTGACACTTACATGGTACTTAATTGGCACACCACAACAAGACCTTGATGTAGTGATGGAGGAAGTTAACGAGTATACTGAAGAAAAGATTAATGCAACCATTGACCTTAGATTACTGGACTGGGGAGAATTTGATGAAAGATTGCAGGTAATTACCACTTCCGGAGAAGAGTATGATATTGCGTTTACAAGTTCATGGGCAAATAACTACTCTCTAAATGCCCGTCGAGGTGCGTTTATTGAATTAGACAATTTGATGGATGAATATGGGGAAGAGATGAAAGAACTAATTGATCCTGCATTTTTAGAAGGAGCTCAAGTTGACGGAAAACTTTATGCTGTTCCAACGAATAAAGAAGTAGGTCAGCAAGCTGTCCTTTCATTCAATAATGAATTAGTTGAAAAACACAATCTTGATATTTCAACAGTTAACTCGCTAGAAGATTTAGAGCCACTTTTAGCTGTAATTAAAGAAGAGGAATCGGATGTAACCCCGATTGCCACATTTGATGCATACCTCCCTTTTGATTCTATTCTTCAAGAGGAAATGCCATTTGCTTTCAGGTTAGAGGGAAATACAGATGAAGTAGTAAATAAATATGAAGAAGAGGCGACGATGGAAACCCTGAAAGTAATGCATGATTACTATAAAAAAGGGTACATTCGTCCAGATGCTGCAACCAGCACAGACTCGTGGCCATTAGAAACACCAAACTGGTTTGTGCGTAAAGAGCTCTATCAACCGTATGCAGAACATGTATGGTCTAGGTCAGCCGGATATGAAATTGTTACTCGTCCTCTTCATGAGCCGTACGTATTTAATAATTCAGTGACAGGTTCTATGCAAGCGATTTCAAATACATCAGAGAACCCAGAACGGGCTATGATGTTCTTAAACTTATTAAACTCTGATCCTTATTTAAGGAACTTAATTGACAAAGGGATTGAAGGTGTTCACTACGAAGAAAATGAAGATGGGACCATTAATGACTTACCTGCTCGAGTTGAAAGGTTTAACATGCCAAGCTTTGCGATCGGAAACCAGTTAATTTTAAAACTGTATGAAGACGAGCCAGCAGATAAATGGGATGCTTTTGAAGAGTTTAACGAAAATGCCATTCCATCCCCAGTATTAGGGTTTTACTTTGATACTAACCCCGTTCGTACAGAAATTGCAGCGATCAGTAACGTTACAAGTGAATTTTCACCAGCGTTGTTAAAAGGTGCTGTAGACCCAGAGGAGTACATTCCTGAATTTAATAAAAAACTTTATGAAGCAGGAATGCAAAAAGTATTAGACGAAATTCAAAGTCAATACGACGAATGGAGAGACAATCAATAATCAAAATGGTTAGATGAACCCACTTAGGTTTCATAAGGTGGGTATTAGTTGGTAGGATAAAGGTGTCCCATTGTTTATAAAAAACCGACTGTTACTCCAGCCTCGACCTATTTCGAGAGAGGTCAGATGTTTTTGCCCAAATATAGGAGTTGAGTACAACAGGTAAATCAGGTTATTCACCTATGTGGAAACAAGTGGGATAAAGGTCTTTGGTGAAACCTTTAAATCAAATGTTGGATTGCTCTCATCGATTAATTCATCCGTAACTTCCCAAGTTATTCACGAACATTTAAATCATTACCTAAATAGAAAGTCAAAAGTTTACGTAAAAAGTTTTGGCTCGAATGAACATAGAATACAAATGCCATTGAAGGCACTACGTTAACTATTGACGAAACCAAGTTAGTTCTAGAAGGAATTAAGGTCGGTGGAAAAACGTTAGAAGAAGGTTGAATCATCGGGTTGCAATTCACTATGTAGAGGAGATTGTTCAAAAGGGAGCACCTTTGTCAGAGTGGCAAATTAAGAGTTTACATTGACTTGTATCAAAAGGAGGAACCGCTACATGACGGTTCCTCCTTGTTCGAATTATTTTGTTGATCTAAACGTCTCTTCAAGATCGGAAGCTAATTTAAATACGATAATACGTTCACCAGTCATTGTGCTTAGGTCTGTATGAAAACTAATCACTTTTTGACCTGTTATTGAATAAATATAGTCTCTCAAAATATCGACACCTGTTTCGACTAAATCAGAGCGGGTTTTTTTAATCATCGATTTTCCTTCTTTTGTTTTACAAAGAGTATACTCGGCAGGAGTAAGAACACCTTTGAGCGATACGATAATCATGTCTCGTAATATATCTGTTTTAACAGAGACAGACCCTCTTCCAAGATAATCTTTTTCCCATTGGGTAAGGACTTTACTTATTTCTGCTTCTATAGAACCTTTTGATTTAGTCATATATCCACCTTCATCAACGTCTGCTACTTATTAAAGTGAGATCGATTTAAACGATTTTCCCCAATAAGAATTTTATCGAGAACTATGCTTTGTGTCAATTCAACTTCTTTTACTTCTCATTAATAATTTCTTCTCTATAAACTGTCGGTTCCTTTATTTTCACAGGAACAGTAACCGCTTTTGCCATCAGCATAGCTAACATGCAAAACAAAGATGCCACAATAAACGCTTGACCAAATGGAAATACTTTAACAATAAAAGGCCCAGCAAAAGCAGAAACACCATAAGCCTGATACATCAATCCATAATTACTGCCCATGTTTTTTGTACCATAATAATCAGCCGTGATAGAAGGAAATAAAGACAGAAAGCCGCCAAAACAAAATCCAATGACAGAAACTGTTCCTAAAAATAGCGGATAATTCATATATCCGATACTCATATATAGCAATGTCACTGCCGTTATGCCATAAATAAACATCAATGTATTTACTCGGCCGAAACGATCAGAAATATTCCCTAAAATAATGCGCCCTGCTGCATTAAATAAAGCGATCACCATCACAGCATTAACGGCTTTTTCAACATCCAATTGAACGACTTCTACGCCAATATCGACAGCAAAACTAATAACCATTAATCCAGACATACTTCCGAACAAAAACATAAACCATAACAAGTAAAATGGATACGTTTTGACCATTTCCTTAGATGAAAAATGGGTAGACTCCTCTAAGGCAACACTATTTCCTTTTCCATTCATGTCTTTAATAGGTGGGTTTCTCAGTAGTTGGGCACCTGCTACTACAAAGACGAGATAGATAGCCCCAACATACATGAACGTCGAAGAAACACCAAAGTTTTCGATGAAATAACGAATGATCGGTTGAAAAATAAGACCGCCTAATCCAAAACCGGCAACAGCAATACCACTAATTAATCCTCTTTTTTCAGGAAACCATTTCACACACGCTGACAGTGGACAAACGTACGTCATTCCAATACCAGCTCCACCAATCACACCGTAAAATAAATATAATTGCGTTACTGTTGTTGCTTGGCTGGATAAAAGTAATCCTAATCCTAAAAGAATGCCGCCGGTCGTTGCAACCCAACGTGGTCCAATTTTATCTTGAAGTTTCCCTGCTAAAATGGTCATCAATGCAAACGTCGCAATCGTAATCGAAAATGTAAGCACAATGGCTTCTCTATCCCAACCAAATTTGTCCATCAATGGCTGGTTAAATAAACTCCAAGCGTATACCGCTCCTAAATTAATTTGAATAATAACAGCTCCAAGTACTACTAACCAACGATTCATCCTATCCATCTCCCTTTAAAAACTGATTATCAAAAAAAGAGACCAACATTTGATGGTATGATCCATCAAATGTTGGTCTCTTTTGTACGCACTATAAAAGTGATTACGTAAGCAACCAAAATCTTAAAATTAGTCATTTCCTTCGAAAGCTTGCATTGGGACTTCTCATTCCCTTATCCTAACGGACATTGGAAAAAGCTATCCTGCATCTCTTATCGATTCACACATTTAACTTAGTATAAGTGACGAAGCCCTCGACTGTCAATCCTATTGTTTCTCTCTAGTGTTAAAGCGCCTAAACATCTTTGGGGGAATATCCAAGTCTGGCTGAAGGGTTTGGTCTTGCTTCTTGAAAACCAACAGTGAACTCAAAGTTATGGGGAACCGCTCTTCCTCCTCCATATGACTTATCAATACACCCAGCAAAATGGCTAGGGCGTTATTGGTTATACGAGGTCTTCAAATATTTCATATAAGTTAGCTTTGACTACGTTTTTAGCTTGAAAAATCTCTTCGAAGGAATGGTAAGTAATTTCGTTTTTCTCCATTCCTAAAGCAACGCCGTGAATTCCTTCTTCCATTAATTTAATCACTTTATGTCCCATACGGCTAGTAAATACACGGTCAAAAGCTGATGGCGTTCCACCTCTTTGAATGTGTCCTAAAACAGTCGCTCTTGTATCTAGGCCGCTCTGTTCTTTAATTAAAAGGGCAATTTTTTCAGCCTTATCGACTCCTTCAGCGACTATAACAATGCTATGCGTTTTTCCTCTTTCAAAACCATCTTTAAGTTTTTCAGAAATTTTATGAATATCTCCTGGTATTTCAGGAATTAAAATCGCGTCGACCCCACTAGCAATTCCGGCATGAAGGGCGATATCACCCCGGTCTCTTCCCATTACCTCAATCACACTTACTCGTTCGTGACTACTCATAGTATCTCTTAAATTTCCAATTGCCTCCGTCACAACGTTCAATGTCGTATCAAAGCCAATTGTGTAGTCGGTCAAAGGAATATCATTATCAATGGTTCCTGGCAATCCATATGTTTTAATACCTCGTTCATTAAGTTTAGCGGCCCCGCGATAGCTACCGTCCCCTCCAATAACAACAAGGTATTCAATTCCAGCTTCTCTTAAATTGTTTGCAGCTTTAATTTGTCCTTCTTCTCTTCTAAATTCTTTGGACCTAGCCGATTGTAGAAACGTTCCCCCACGATAAAGGATATCAGCAACATCTTTTGTTTCGAGTGCCACAAAATCTTTTTCCATTAGCCCGTTAAATCCCCTTTTAATTCCAATCATTTCATAGCCATGGGCAATACCCGTCCTCACGATAGAACGAATCGCACTATTCATACCTTGAGAGTCTCCTCCAGATGTCAGTACTCCGATTTTTTTCACTATAAAACAGCCCTTTCATTGTATATGTAGTTCTTAATCTTTATATAGCATAGTTTACTAAAGGGTACTGATTTGAACTAATTGCATTATACAAAATACACTTGAAAAACGAGTCATACAAGTGATCTTCATATAGGGGACGCTTTCCCGAGGCTTGTTCCTTCTAACACTACGTTAACTCGTTGATAGTTAACGTGCTTTCTTCAATGGGATTTCATTCAAGCAATAACTTTATTTTTGTTGGAACTACTCCCCATTGATTTATATGGTCATATTATCACTGAAGTAGAAGATTCATGAAATTAATATTTAAGCTTTATCGCAGATGACTGTCCGTAAAACTCCCGGCTAAAGGGCGAAAATGTCCACTGATTGAGCGTTGGTTTTATAAATAAGAACACTTAACAAAATCTCTTTTAATGAAAGTCATTTTTCATAAACGATATATTTGTTACACATTATGAGGCTATGGCGCGGTAGTAACTTTGACATTCGATGACTTATATTATGTCAGAGCTAGACTTTAATAACAAGCTTCCTTACTGTCATTAATTTTCCCTATCGCACAATATTTTAAAAGTTTTACACCTAACATAATTTCCATGAAGGTACTTTAACTAGAAAAAAATAAAATTTTCTCCTCAAACTAACGCGTTATGTCTCTTTATGAGATTCAACCTGTTTAAAGCTAAATGTTTCACCAGGTTTAAGGGATTGAACTAGCGGAAGGTCCTCATCAATGACTTTGCCAATAATGTTGACTGCTGGATCATAGGCTAGCTCACGTTTGACAATTTGTAATTCACCTTGGTATCGGCCATACCGTTCGTTATCGATTGTAATTGATCCCGCCTGACGCATTTCTTCCCCTGTGGAGGGGTTCCCCCTAGTTGAACGAGCTGTAATGACGATCTTCCCTTTTTGAGCATATGCCCGCGATGTCTCTGATCGGATAACGTCACGAGCAGGATCTAACCGTTGACGGTGCAATTGGTTTAGCACGGCGTATTCAGCATCATCCATGTCAAAAAAGCATGTACGAAGGGTGATGACACCTTCTTCACCGTACTGGCGAAAGAGCTCGCTCGTTTCTACTGATATGGCAGGGTCCCCTATATAAACATGGTCGATGGCGCACTGATCCCATAATTCCTTTGCCGCTGCAAATGGTGGAACGTGCCGATGTTTTTCAAGTGTCGGCAATCCTTTATGAAGAGGGCCTCTAAAAGTTAAATCCCCAGGCACAAATGCCATAGTTTTAAAGCCAAAAGAGCGCAGCCACTTATTCGTTTCTATCAACCAGTCTTTATCCAATCCAGTTTCAGGGCGTGGATAATAATTATGGCATACGTCACAATGATCTTTAATTAAACCTTGATCCAATAAGTTATAGGCCTTTTTATAAGATAGCGTACTGGCATTAAGAACAACTGTCATTGTTTTTGAGATTTTGATGATCGCCTCATTGCTAAAGCCATAATCCACCCTTAATCCTGTGATCCCTTTCTCAATCAACATATCAACGCTATCAATATCAACATTTAAGTAAGATAAAGAAGTAGGAGAAACATCTGCAATCAAGCTCATACCTAAGTCTTTAGCTTGTTGCCCAAGTATATTTATGGCGCCTATATACATGTGTGGGTCATCTTCGGGAATGTGCAGGGAGGTGAAGATAGACTGGAACCCTGATTGCTTCATACGTTCTAAATAATATTTTTGTTCTTGTTCGGTTTGTTGACCTAAAAATATCGATACGCCTTTCAAAACGAACACTCCTTTTCAGCTTAAATTGATAAAGAGAGACCGCCCAGGAAGTTACAGTCTCTCAATTTTGATTTAAGTCTTACTGAAGGTTTTGAGCCATTTCCTCGTTGTAACCAAATAAATAAGTAAAGATAAATCCACATGTATAAGCGATAACTAATCCAAGGAAATACATGATATATTGGTTATCAGCGATTAATGGTATAAGAGATAAACCAGAAACGCCAATACCGAGTGAAGCGGTGGATGTTAATGCCTGAAAAGCGCCACCGACAGAAGCACCTAAACAAGCGGTTATAAATGGGCGTCCTAACGGAAGGGTGACACCATATAAAAGCGGTTCTCCAATCCCTAAAAAACCTACAGGAAGGGCACCTTTAACGGTGTTTTTTAAACGGTGATTCTTTGTTTTTACTAATACAGCAATAGCGGCCCCCACTTGCCCGGCTCCTGCCATAGCTAAGATTGTTAGAAGGGGTGTTGCGCCTTGTGCGCTGATAAATTCTAAGTGAATAGGTGTTAACCCATGATGCATCCCCACCATAACAAGAGGAAGAAATGTTCCAGCTAAGATAGCACCAGCGACAACCCCGCCAATATCTAATACACTATTAATACCCATTGTCACCCCGTTGGCTATAAATCCGCCTACTGGCTGTAAGAGAACAATCGTTGTCACCCCGACTAATAAAACGGTTATGAAAGGCGTCATAATAATATCTAAAGAAATTGGGACGACTTTTCGGATACGCTGCTCCACAAATGCCATAAACCATGCTGCTAATATAATTGCAAATAGCCCACCTGTCCCAGGGACTAGCTCTTCACCAAAAAGCGTAATATTTGCTAATGCAGGATTAATAATGAGTATCCCAGCAATCGCGCCTAATGCTGGTGTACCACCGAATTCTTTTGCTGTATTCCATCCGACTAAAATACCTAAATAGGTGAAAATACCGCCGCCAATAACGAGTAAGATCTGAAGCCACGTTGTTTCTGGATCAACTCCAGCATTTTGCGCAAAACTCGCCCCTCCGTTAATTAGACCTGACGCAACGAGTGCAGGAATAAGCGGAATGAAAATGTTCCCAATTCTTTTTAAAAAGTTTTTGACTGGTGTGTTATTCTTTTTTTTAATGGTTCTCTTTACGTCATCAGCAACGTGGTCAGAATCTGCTACTTCGCCAAGGTCAAGTCCAGTAATATGACAGAGTTGTTCAGCTACTTTAGTGACTGTTCCTGGTCCAACAATAATTTGTAACGTGTCGTCTTCCACAACACCCATTACGCCTTCGACTTTTTTTAAATCAGCCAAACGGACTTTTTTATAGTCGTGGACTTCCAAGCGAATTCGTGTCATACAATGGGCGATTCGTTTAGTATTGTCTTTTCCACCGGTATGGTCTAGAATCCCTTGAACGATGACGTTTTCTTTCGTCATGATACAATCCCCCTAATGTATTATTGAATGGCATATTTTACAAATCCATTCGCTTCTTCTAAACTTTTCTTGGCCTCTGGTTCACTTTTTCCCGTTAAAATCATGATGATCGCCACTTTCACAGAGCCATTTGCTTCTTCAAGTTTTTTAGAAGCGGTCATGGCATCAGTATCGGTTGCTTCCATAAGAATTCGTTGAGAACGCAAGGCGAGCTTTTCGTTTGTCGGCTGCAAATCTACCATCAGATTTTTATACACTTTTCCAAGTCCGATCATCGTGGCAGTCGAAATCATGTTCAAGACTAATTTCTGTGCAGTTCCTGCTTTTAATCGTGTTGAGCCAGTTAAGATTTCACTTCCAGTGTTCACTTCAATTGGGTGCGTTGCTTCTGTAGATATAGGAGCATTGATATTACATGAAAGGCTTCCTGTTAATGAGCCGACGCTATTAGCATATTGAAGTCCGCCAATGACATAAGGGGTACGTCCACTAGCAGCAATACCGATGACGGTGTCATTCGCGTTTAGGGAAATCGACTTTAAATCTGCTTCACCTAAGCTTGGAGAATCTTCAGCACCTTCTACTGCATGAATAAACGCTTTTTCACCGCCAGCTATTAAGCCAATGACTAAGGTTGTGTCTACACCGAATGTTGGCGGACACTCGGCAGCATCTAATACACCTAAACGCCCACTCGTGCCAGCACCTAAATATATGAGACGCCCCCCTTTTTTCATGCGTTCGATCGTTTGCTCAACGAGTTTTGAAATGTGGTTTAATTGTTGCTTAATGGCAGATGGCACATAGTGATCTTCAGAGTTCATGAGCTTTAAAACGTCATAAGTGCTTCTTTCATCTAAATCCATTGAATTTTCATTTCTCTTTTCTGTACGAAGCTTATCTAACATAACGCCCCTCATTCCTATCAAAAATAATTTTGTTCACGCTTTCATTATAATGATAATGAAATTAATTATCAATATATTTTTATTGATTATTGAAATTCAATTTCAATAAAGGGGTTAAAGAAGACATGGTATGAGCCCATGTCTTTGCGCCGTTATAGTCTTTTCTCTTCTGTTTTCTGACGTGATTTGTCAAAGGGCTCCAATAGGTGTTCGCCGATTTGGTGGAAGACAGACACATACAAGCTGTCAATAAGGTTTAGCTGACTTGTTCTTGAAGCGATGCTTCCGATTCGTTGTTCAACTTCTATATTTGGTATTAAAAGAGGTATATCAGCTTGTTTATAAAGTGGTGACGTGTTGGAGGAAGTAATCGCTATGACTGTAGTTCCTTGTTCTTTCGCATAGGCCGCCAGTTCAATCACTTCTCTCGTTTTTCCTGAGGTACTGATGCAAATAAGGACATCTTCAGGTGCCATCATTGTGATGAAAGGGATCATATAATGATAATCTGTAGAGGCTACACTATGGAAACCGAGACGCATGAATTTATATTGACCATCTACACTAGAGGTAAAGGACCCGCCAACACCGAAAAAGCCGATTTTTTTAGCAACGCTTAATGTATCAACAGCTTTCGAGAATTCTTGAGAACTTAACGTATTAAAGGACATCTCTAATGCGGATTGGTTTAAAGAAGACACTTTTTGAAACAGCATATGGGGTGTGTCACTTGTCTCTAATAAGGACGCACTATTAATAGTTGCTTTACCCCGTGTCAGTTCTTTTGCAAGGGCGAGTTTAAACATTCTAAAACTGTCGACACCAACCCGTCTACAGAAGCGGACAATACTCGCTTCACTGGCATGCGCTTGTTGAGCTAACTCTTTTGTAGTCAAGTTAGGGATAAATTCAGGGTGTGTCAGCACATAGCGAGCGACTTTCTTTTCTGCAGCGGAGAAAGAAGATAATTGTTGTTCTATTTTAGTTAAGATCACCGATTGGGACATCGTTATCACTTCTTTTTTATAAATTTCTTATTTAAATCATGCGTGATTTGGATGATGAAATCAAGTAGCAACCTCTTAACATTTACATGCTAACTCAATATATGTGTCGTATAATGATCATAGCAAGGAAGCATTATGATCACTTGTTTTAAGTCTCGACCCTTTGATTATCACAGATAACCCCGTTCATAGAGAGGAAACTAAATCTATTAAGGTGGGGGCTAACGGCCGGTCGGTAATGTCGTGATTAACCTCAACTATAAGTAAGATAAAGACGAAAATACCCGACTGGTTGACGGTTCGTTATATTACAAGATAATGGTCCTGATACTGCTCACTCTCTAGGAGTCATCACCTTTCTTTAAACACAAATAATTGTTATAGACTATTCTCCTTGTTTGTTTTGAAAATTTAATTGAGATAGTCATTCAAATATAAAGGAGATGTCATGAATGACCCAGTATATTTATATAGCATCACCTATGAGATTACCTGTGGGCTCATTCGGGGAACGACCTGTATCGCCTGAACAACCGAATGTCTTTAGAGATGAATTAGATTTCACTCACTTATATTTTGAGAATAATTATGATAGCGATTCAAAACAAAGGTACACTTACAGCTCACACTTTTCATATAAGCATCAAGTTGCGGCAGACGCTAATCAAATTCCGCTAAGCAGTGACATGAAGGGAACTGCGGAAGAGAAGAAGTGTTTAGGAATTCTTTATTCCTATCTTGAAGAAGCTATTCAACATAGTGGTATGATAGAATATTTTACTTCTTGGAACAGTGAGGAAGACTTAGCACTCTCGAAAAAGAGACATGTTCAATGGATAGATATTAAAGACCCTTATGATCTCGTTTTAGATGACCGAGAATTTTTGAGAATAACCCTTTGGGATATAAATGCTTATGGCATAACCGATTCTCAAGAAAAAAACTAAAAGGTCATGTCCAGTGTTTAGGTAGAAGATGTCCTATTGTAGAGTTGCGCGTGAAAAGGTATTGATAGAGTAAGATAATCATTTTGTGACTCTTATGGGAGAGGAGGACCATCCTTGTCACACGACATTTATCATCGGTTAGTTCAAGAAACAGATGAAGAACAGGCGATTTTACAACGTGATAAAAAGGTGAAGAAGGATTTGTATACGAATCATCGTGATTTTATTATCCAAAGTGATAAGCTGATGGAGCCTCACACGATGATTATGGTTAGAAAGCATACAAGGTTTGTAGATTTTCCAAAGCATAAGCATGATTATATTGAAATGAATTATGTCTTTAATGGGAAACTTGAGCAACAAGTGGGGGATGTCCCACTTGAGTTGCAAACCGGAGAATTACTTCTGTTAAATCAATTTATTGAGCATGAAATTAAAGCGTGCGGTAGAGAAGATATCATTATTAATTTTATAATCCGACCACACTTTTTTGACTACATTTTCACCTACCTAGCAGCGGACAGTACTGAACATAACATTCATGATTTTCTCATTAATAGTCTGTTTGAACATACGCAAAAGGGGCAGTTTCTGTATTTTGCTGTATCTGAAGTGACAACTATTCAAACACTTCTCCAAAAAATCATTATAGAAATCATGGAGCCAAATGTCTTTTCACAAT
The genomic region above belongs to Bacillus sp. A301a_S52 and contains:
- a CDS encoding ABC transporter substrate-binding protein; amino-acid sequence: MKKLCLLLVMLVGSVSLLIACGGEEDVGSHSDASENGEGNGESGKGDDVLDPVTLTWYLIGTPQQDLDVVMEEVNEYTEEKINATIDLRLLDWGEFDERLQVITTSGEEYDIAFTSSWANNYSLNARRGAFIELDNLMDEYGEEMKELIDPAFLEGAQVDGKLYAVPTNKEVGQQAVLSFNNELVEKHNLDISTVNSLEDLEPLLAVIKEEESDVTPIATFDAYLPFDSILQEEMPFAFRLEGNTDEVVNKYEEEATMETLKVMHDYYKKGYIRPDAATSTDSWPLETPNWFVRKELYQPYAEHVWSRSAGYEIVTRPLHEPYVFNNSVTGSMQAISNTSENPERAMMFLNLLNSDPYLRNLIDKGIEGVHYEENEDGTINDLPARVERFNMPSFAIGNQLILKLYEDEPADKWDAFEEFNENAIPSPVLGFYFDTNPVRTEIAAISNVTSEFSPALLKGAVDPEEYIPEFNKKLYEAGMQKVLDEIQSQYDEWRDNQ
- a CDS encoding DUF2294 domain-containing protein; the encoded protein is MTKSKGSIEAEISKVLTQWEKDYLGRGSVSVKTDILRDMIIVSLKGVLTPAEYTLCKTKEGKSMIKKTRSDLVETGVDILRDYIYSITGQKVISFHTDLSTMTGERIIVFKLASDLEETFRSTK
- a CDS encoding OFA family MFS transporter, with product MNRWLVVLGAVIIQINLGAVYAWSLFNQPLMDKFGWDREAIVLTFSITIATFALMTILAGKLQDKIGPRWVATTGGILLGLGLLLSSQATTVTQLYLFYGVIGGAGIGMTYVCPLSACVKWFPEKRGLISGIAVAGFGLGGLIFQPIIRYFIENFGVSSTFMYVGAIYLVFVVAGAQLLRNPPIKDMNGKGNSVALEESTHFSSKEMVKTYPFYLLWFMFLFGSMSGLMVISFAVDIGVEVVQLDVEKAVNAVMVIALFNAAGRIILGNISDRFGRVNTLMFIYGITAVTLLYMSIGYMNYPLFLGTVSVIGFCFGGFLSLFPSITADYYGTKNMGSNYGLMYQAYGVSAFAGPFIVKVFPFGQAFIVASLFCMLAMLMAKAVTVPVKIKEPTVYREEIINEK
- the pfkA gene encoding 6-phosphofructokinase, with the protein product MKKIGVLTSGGDSQGMNSAIRSIVRTGIAHGYEMIGIKRGFNGLMEKDFVALETKDVADILYRGGTFLQSARSKEFRREEGQIKAANNLREAGIEYLVVIGGDGSYRGAAKLNERGIKTYGLPGTIDNDIPLTDYTIGFDTTLNVVTEAIGNLRDTMSSHERVSVIEVMGRDRGDIALHAGIASGVDAILIPEIPGDIHKISEKLKDGFERGKTHSIVIVAEGVDKAEKIALLIKEQSGLDTRATVLGHIQRGGTPSAFDRVFTSRMGHKVIKLMEEGIHGVALGMEKNEITYHSFEEIFQAKNVVKANLYEIFEDLV
- a CDS encoding DUF871 domain-containing protein, whose product is MKGVSIFLGQQTEQEQKYYLERMKQSGFQSIFTSLHIPEDDPHMYIGAINILGQQAKDLGMSLIADVSPTSLSYLNVDIDSVDMLIEKGITGLRVDYGFSNEAIIKISKTMTVVLNASTLSYKKAYNLLDQGLIKDHCDVCHNYYPRPETGLDKDWLIETNKWLRSFGFKTMAFVPGDLTFRGPLHKGLPTLEKHRHVPPFAAAKELWDQCAIDHVYIGDPAISVETSELFRQYGEEGVITLRTCFFDMDDAEYAVLNQLHRQRLDPARDVIRSETSRAYAQKGKIVITARSTRGNPSTGEEMRQAGSITIDNERYGRYQGELQIVKRELAYDPAVNIIGKVIDEDLPLVQSLKPGETFSFKQVESHKET
- a CDS encoding PTS transporter subunit EIIC; protein product: MTKENVIVQGILDHTGGKDNTKRIAHCMTRIRLEVHDYKKVRLADLKKVEGVMGVVEDDTLQIIVGPGTVTKVAEQLCHITGLDLGEVADSDHVADDVKRTIKKKNNTPVKNFLKRIGNIFIPLIPALVASGLINGGASFAQNAGVDPETTWLQILLVIGGGIFTYLGILVGWNTAKEFGGTPALGAIAGILIINPALANITLFGEELVPGTGGLFAIILAAWFMAFVEQRIRKVVPISLDIIMTPFITVLLVGVTTIVLLQPVGGFIANGVTMGINSVLDIGGVVAGAILAGTFLPLVMVGMHHGLTPIHLEFISAQGATPLLTILAMAGAGQVGAAIAVLVKTKNHRLKNTVKGALPVGFLGIGEPLLYGVTLPLGRPFITACLGASVGGAFQALTSTASLGIGVSGLSLIPLIADNQYIMYFLGLVIAYTCGFIFTYLFGYNEEMAQNLQ
- the murQ gene encoding N-acetylmuramic acid 6-phosphate etherase; protein product: MLDKLRTEKRNENSMDLDERSTYDVLKLMNSEDHYVPSAIKQQLNHISKLVEQTIERMKKGGRLIYLGAGTSGRLGVLDAAECPPTFGVDTTLVIGLIAGGEKAFIHAVEGAEDSPSLGEADLKSISLNANDTVIGIAASGRTPYVIGGLQYANSVGSLTGSLSCNINAPISTEATHPIEVNTGSEILTGSTRLKAGTAQKLVLNMISTATMIGLGKVYKNLMVDLQPTNEKLALRSQRILMEATDTDAMTASKKLEEANGSVKVAIIMILTGKSEPEAKKSLEEANGFVKYAIQ
- a CDS encoding MurR/RpiR family transcriptional regulator; this translates as MSQSVILTKIEQQLSSFSAAEKKVARYVLTHPEFIPNLTTKELAQQAHASEASIVRFCRRVGVDSFRMFKLALAKELTRGKATINSASLLETSDTPHMLFQKVSSLNQSALEMSFNTLSSQEFSKAVDTLSVAKKIGFFGVGGSFTSSVDGQYKFMRLGFHSVASTDYHYMIPFITMMAPEDVLICISTSGKTREVIELAAYAKEQGTTVIAITSSNTSPLYKQADIPLLIPNIEVEQRIGSIASRTSQLNLIDSLYVSVFHQIGEHLLEPFDKSRQKTEEKRL